Proteins from a single region of Sporosarcina sp. P33:
- a CDS encoding 2-oxoglutarate dehydrogenase E1 component yields MSNNVDSHRSPYAAFSGPNLGYVMEMYDLFKTDANAVDPDLAELFRNFGAPQMDDSGQQAVVAQGSQTDLRKVLAVYSLLEAIRSYGHLAADIYPLNDRPKDTTRLELSYHGLTESDLVGLPATLFLKNVPATVENGLDAMNYLKSLYTGSIAYEFAHLIDETERNWIQTKIENGEVTSNMSGEDKKELLERLTKIEGFEKFIHRTFVGAKRFSIEGVDTLVVLIDELVRRSEEAKVKKMLIGMAHRGRLNVLTHNLNKPYEMMFAEFAGVPASPFLPKDGSLEVTRGWFGDVKYHMGALHKGKSGMERFLAYNPSHLEVVNPVITGQTRAAQENTDKPGIPQQDTNAAYAVLVHGDAAFPGQGIVPESFNYSRVRGFRTGGSIHVIANNTIGFTTEYYDSRSTHYASDPAKGFEVPVFHVNADHPEEVLAVAKLAFEYRQKFGKDVLIDLIGYRRYGHNEMDEPLVTNPVMYHEIHKHPTVREIYGQRLVEQKIMTDDEVKEMDKSVIATMQEAYDHVKEASADAPEISNATPEGVLAGLPRDLETGVPEERLRKMNEELLTYPADFSVFSKLDKILKRREEPFKGKGKIDWAHAEQLAFGSILQDGKPIRMTGQDIQRGTFAQRHLVLHDDKTGEELVPLHHISGSNASFVAYNSPLTEAGIVGYEFGYNLEEDKTMSIWEAQYGDFSNMAQVMFDQFVSSSYSKWGQQSGLVLLLPHAYEGQGPEHSSARIERYLQLCAENNWTVANISSAANYFHVLRRQSKILGSEAERPLVIATPKSLLRHPLVGADVEDLTEGHFKTVLEQPGTGTKPEKVKKILFASGKMAIDLAEKIKDGEGFDYLHVIRVEQLYPFPSEKIQEILARFPKAKDLVWVQEEPKNMGTWSFASPYLEQLADGKKISYVGRIKRSSPSEGDGASHKKEQNRIIEEALKK; encoded by the coding sequence ATGTCGAACAATGTGGATTCCCATCGTTCCCCGTATGCAGCTTTTTCGGGTCCAAACCTTGGGTATGTAATGGAAATGTACGATCTGTTCAAAACAGATGCAAATGCAGTAGATCCTGACTTAGCTGAGCTATTCAGGAATTTTGGTGCGCCTCAGATGGATGATTCAGGTCAACAGGCAGTCGTAGCGCAAGGTTCACAAACGGATCTGCGTAAAGTTCTTGCCGTCTATTCGTTACTTGAAGCCATTCGTTCTTATGGGCATCTTGCAGCGGACATTTATCCATTAAACGATCGGCCAAAAGATACAACACGTCTTGAACTGTCATACCATGGGTTGACGGAAAGCGATCTGGTCGGATTGCCAGCAACTTTGTTCTTGAAAAACGTTCCAGCGACAGTGGAAAACGGATTGGACGCGATGAATTATCTGAAGTCTCTTTACACAGGCTCTATCGCATATGAATTCGCTCACTTGATCGATGAAACAGAACGTAACTGGATTCAAACAAAAATTGAAAACGGCGAAGTAACGTCGAATATGTCAGGGGAAGACAAGAAAGAACTTCTTGAGCGTCTGACGAAAATCGAAGGCTTTGAAAAATTCATTCACCGTACATTCGTCGGTGCTAAACGTTTCTCTATCGAAGGTGTAGACACGCTAGTCGTCTTAATCGATGAATTAGTGCGCCGTTCAGAAGAAGCAAAAGTGAAGAAAATGCTGATTGGCATGGCTCACCGCGGACGTCTGAACGTGCTGACACATAACTTAAATAAACCATACGAAATGATGTTTGCAGAATTTGCAGGCGTTCCGGCTTCTCCGTTCTTGCCAAAAGACGGATCATTGGAAGTAACGCGCGGCTGGTTCGGCGACGTGAAATACCATATGGGTGCGCTTCATAAAGGAAAATCTGGGATGGAACGCTTCCTGGCGTATAACCCGTCTCACCTGGAAGTCGTAAACCCTGTAATTACTGGACAGACACGTGCTGCTCAGGAAAACACCGATAAACCCGGTATTCCGCAACAGGATACAAATGCTGCGTATGCAGTGCTTGTACACGGGGATGCTGCATTCCCGGGACAGGGTATTGTTCCGGAATCATTCAACTATTCCCGTGTCCGCGGATTCAGAACCGGCGGATCTATTCACGTAATTGCCAACAATACAATCGGCTTTACGACAGAATATTATGATTCCCGTTCTACACATTATGCGTCCGATCCTGCAAAAGGCTTTGAAGTGCCTGTATTCCACGTGAATGCAGATCATCCTGAAGAAGTGCTTGCAGTAGCAAAACTGGCATTTGAATATCGTCAGAAGTTCGGCAAGGATGTGTTAATCGACTTAATCGGTTACCGCCGTTACGGACATAACGAAATGGATGAGCCGCTAGTGACGAATCCGGTGATGTACCACGAAATCCATAAACATCCGACAGTCCGTGAAATTTACGGACAGCGTCTGGTCGAGCAGAAGATTATGACAGACGATGAAGTTAAGGAAATGGACAAGTCAGTCATCGCAACAATGCAAGAAGCGTACGACCACGTAAAAGAAGCTTCCGCTGACGCACCGGAAATTTCCAATGCCACACCTGAAGGGGTACTGGCCGGACTTCCGCGCGACTTGGAAACAGGCGTACCAGAAGAACGCCTTCGTAAAATGAACGAAGAACTTCTGACCTACCCGGCTGACTTCTCTGTATTCAGCAAGCTGGATAAAATCTTGAAGCGTCGCGAAGAGCCGTTTAAAGGCAAAGGTAAAATTGACTGGGCACATGCGGAGCAATTGGCGTTCGGTTCTATTTTGCAGGACGGCAAGCCGATTCGTATGACTGGACAAGATATTCAGCGCGGTACATTCGCACAGCGTCACTTAGTGCTGCATGATGATAAAACAGGTGAAGAGCTTGTTCCATTGCACCATATCAGCGGATCTAATGCTTCATTCGTTGCGTATAACAGCCCACTGACAGAAGCAGGAATTGTCGGATATGAATTCGGTTATAACCTGGAAGAAGACAAAACAATGTCCATCTGGGAAGCGCAGTATGGTGACTTCTCCAACATGGCACAAGTAATGTTTGACCAGTTCGTATCTTCAAGCTACTCGAAGTGGGGTCAGCAGTCAGGATTAGTTCTATTGCTGCCGCACGCATATGAAGGTCAGGGGCCGGAGCACTCCAGTGCACGTATCGAGCGTTATTTACAGCTTTGTGCGGAAAACAACTGGACAGTTGCGAATATCTCCAGTGCAGCAAACTACTTCCACGTATTGCGCCGCCAGTCGAAAATTCTCGGCAGCGAGGCAGAACGTCCGTTAGTTATTGCTACACCTAAGTCACTTCTGCGTCACCCGCTGGTGGGAGCAGATGTTGAAGACTTAACAGAAGGTCACTTCAAGACAGTTCTTGAACAGCCTGGCACGGGAACGAAGCCTGAAAAGGTGAAGAAGATTCTATTCGCAAGCGGGAAGATGGCAATCGACCTGGCTGAGAAAATCAAAGACGGTGAAGGATTCGACTACTTGCATGTGATTCGTGTAGAGCAGCTGTATCCATTCCCATCAGAGAAGATTCAGGAAATTCTTGCACGCTTCCCTAAAGCAAAAGATTTAGTATGGGTTCAGGAAGAGCCGAAGAACATGGGAACATGGTCATTCGCTTCTCCGTACCTGGAGCAGCTGGCTGACGGCAAGAAAATTTCTTACGTGGGACGCATTAAGCGTTCAAGCCCTTCTGAAGGTGACGGGGCTTCCCATAAGAAAGAACAGAACCGAATTATTGAAGAAGCATTGAAAAAGTGA
- a CDS encoding undecaprenyldiphospho-muramoylpentapeptide beta-N-acetylglucosaminyltransferase, whose product MKQPVVVLTGGGTAGHVSVNQALIPVFLGKGYGVHYIGSHEGIEKELIGSGHPEVVYHAIQSGKLRRYFSMKNFTDPFRVGAGTLQALAILRKIKPEIIFSKGGFVSVPVVMAAKLANVPVVVHESDVTPGLANRLALPFSSHIFTVFEQTLQYVPEAKSACTGPIIRPELFSGDKERGLRMAGLTAEKPVFIIMGGSQGSAVLNEAIRAELPELLARYQLIHLCGKGNVDPQLSGVAGYAQYEYVTDELPDLLAAADYAISRAGSNAIFELLAIHKPMLLVPLAASKSRGDQILNAKYFASKGLALQVEEEQFADQPVAEQFAELVKEKARLLSNIEKTTEPKTPEKMADLILSFQK is encoded by the coding sequence ATGAAACAGCCGGTAGTGGTGTTAACAGGTGGCGGGACAGCAGGACACGTTTCCGTGAATCAGGCATTAATTCCCGTTTTTTTGGGTAAAGGGTATGGTGTGCACTATATTGGTTCCCATGAAGGAATCGAAAAAGAACTGATCGGGTCAGGGCATCCCGAGGTCGTTTATCACGCAATACAAAGCGGCAAACTGCGCCGTTACTTTTCAATGAAGAATTTTACAGACCCATTCCGGGTAGGGGCAGGGACATTACAGGCTCTCGCGATTTTGCGCAAAATTAAACCGGAAATCATCTTTTCAAAAGGGGGGTTCGTTTCAGTTCCTGTCGTAATGGCGGCCAAACTTGCCAACGTGCCGGTCGTTGTTCACGAGAGTGACGTCACACCCGGGCTTGCGAATAGATTGGCACTGCCGTTCTCGTCGCACATCTTCACTGTCTTTGAACAAACATTACAATATGTCCCGGAAGCGAAATCTGCGTGCACTGGCCCGATTATCCGTCCCGAATTATTCAGCGGCGATAAAGAGCGGGGGCTGCGCATGGCAGGATTGACAGCGGAGAAGCCGGTGTTCATCATCATGGGCGGCAGTCAGGGCTCCGCTGTTTTAAATGAGGCGATTCGTGCAGAGCTGCCGGAATTGCTGGCACGCTATCAGCTGATTCATTTATGCGGCAAAGGAAATGTGGATCCGCAGCTGTCTGGTGTGGCAGGCTATGCGCAGTATGAATATGTCACAGATGAGCTGCCTGATCTGCTGGCGGCTGCAGATTACGCAATTTCACGTGCCGGCTCGAATGCGATATTTGAACTGCTCGCCATACACAAGCCAATGCTTCTGGTTCCGCTTGCTGCGTCAAAAAGCCGCGGGGATCAGATATTAAACGCGAAGTACTTCGCATCCAAAGGTTTGGCGCTGCAAGTGGAAGAGGAACAGTTCGCAGATCAGCCGGTTGCAGAACAATTTGCTGAACTTGTGAAGGAGAAAGCCCGATTGCTGTCGAATATTGAAAAGACGACAGAACCAAAAACCCCTGAAAAAATGGCAGATTTGATTTTATCGTTCCAGAAATAA
- a CDS encoding MATE family efflux transporter, giving the protein MTTAAKPLQQKTSIIIKIMIPIVITQVALYLMSFFDILMTGRYDTFHLAGVTIGSSFWIPVYTGLSGILMGLTPIIAQLIGAKNKKDVRPTVQQALYVSLALSAMIFILIRWVVLPAITRMPLDAPVIEVASSYLTGMSIGLVPLMAYTVLRSFFDALGATRVSMFIILLSAPINIALNYLLIFGNFGFPELGGAGAGYASGFTYWLVFIIAVLIAWSSRHFKEYMLFRNWQGISFVKWKEILLIGVPIGLSIFVETSIFSVVTLLMSSYSAQVISAHQIALNFTSLLYMVPLSVSMGTTILVGQSVGANQSKDAREYTYLGIAFAVVFSFLSIFILLTFRESIASMYTADAAIITLAIHFFVYAAFFQLSDAVQAPIQGALRGYKDVTMTFLVGVVSFWLIGLPTGFVLARFTELGAYGYWVGLIVGLTVGAVILSFRLRYIQNKYRVM; this is encoded by the coding sequence ATGACTACTGCAGCGAAACCTTTACAGCAAAAAACGTCTATAATCATTAAAATCATGATTCCGATTGTTATTACGCAAGTGGCACTCTATCTGATGTCGTTCTTCGATATTCTGATGACAGGACGTTATGATACGTTCCATCTGGCCGGCGTAACCATCGGCAGTTCATTCTGGATACCGGTATATACCGGCCTCTCAGGAATTTTGATGGGTCTGACTCCTATTATCGCACAGCTCATCGGTGCGAAGAATAAAAAAGATGTCCGCCCTACTGTCCAGCAAGCATTATACGTTTCTCTCGCTCTTTCGGCAATGATTTTCATTTTGATCAGGTGGGTGGTGCTGCCCGCCATTACGAGAATGCCGCTTGATGCACCTGTTATTGAAGTGGCGTCTTCCTATCTGACCGGAATGAGTATCGGTCTGGTCCCTTTAATGGCCTATACTGTACTGCGTTCATTCTTTGACGCACTCGGTGCAACCCGAGTCTCGATGTTCATTATTTTATTGTCAGCGCCGATCAATATTGCGCTGAACTATCTATTAATCTTCGGTAATTTCGGATTTCCTGAACTCGGCGGCGCGGGTGCAGGATATGCGTCCGGCTTTACGTATTGGCTGGTGTTCATCATTGCAGTGCTGATTGCCTGGTCGTCAAGACATTTCAAGGAGTACATGCTGTTTCGTAACTGGCAGGGAATTTCTTTCGTCAAGTGGAAAGAGATTTTGCTGATTGGTGTGCCGATCGGTTTATCCATCTTCGTCGAGACGAGCATCTTCTCTGTCGTGACGCTTCTCATGAGCAGCTATTCTGCCCAAGTGATCTCTGCCCATCAGATCGCACTGAACTTTACATCGCTTCTCTATATGGTGCCTCTTAGCGTATCAATGGGCACAACAATACTGGTCGGTCAGTCGGTTGGTGCGAATCAATCAAAAGATGCACGGGAGTATACATACCTGGGCATCGCATTCGCAGTGGTCTTCAGTTTTCTATCCATATTCATCTTGCTGACGTTCCGTGAGTCCATTGCTTCTATGTATACGGCAGACGCTGCGATTATTACACTCGCCATTCATTTCTTCGTCTATGCGGCATTCTTCCAGCTGTCGGACGCTGTACAAGCGCCGATACAAGGCGCACTGCGCGGGTATAAGGATGTAACCATGACATTCCTCGTCGGCGTAGTGTCATTCTGGCTCATCGGATTGCCGACAGGTTTCGTACTCGCACGCTTCACGGAGCTTGGCGCGTACGGCTACTGGGTCGGTCTTATCGTGGGATTGACAGTCGGTGCGGTGATTCTGTCATTCCGTTTACGCTATATACAGAACAAATACCGCGTGATGTAA
- a CDS encoding CAP domain-containing protein, translating to MKKSLSVILLSSAILLPVHAAEASTTNQVQTKTYTWNVSNQQVYSYYWGNYHYQKPAPQKPSRPVQKPTPPAQQQPAQPSKPQTNNPSQQQTANVSATEQAVLDLTNAQRTKAGLKPLQIDAALQKSAKQKSADMAANKYFSHTSPTYGSPFDQMKMNGVTYRSAAENIAMGQRSAQEVVTAWMNSAGHRQNILTPGFTHIGIGYDANGHYWTQQFIQK from the coding sequence ATGAAAAAATCGTTATCCGTCATCTTATTAAGCTCAGCTATTCTTTTGCCTGTTCATGCAGCAGAGGCAAGCACGACAAATCAGGTACAAACAAAGACGTACACATGGAATGTATCAAATCAGCAAGTGTACTCGTACTACTGGGGAAATTACCATTATCAAAAACCGGCACCGCAGAAACCAAGCAGACCGGTGCAGAAACCGACACCGCCTGCGCAGCAGCAGCCGGCACAGCCAAGTAAACCGCAAACCAATAATCCGTCCCAGCAGCAAACTGCCAATGTTTCTGCCACGGAACAGGCCGTGCTCGATTTAACAAATGCACAGCGGACCAAAGCAGGCCTCAAGCCGCTGCAGATTGATGCGGCGCTTCAGAAGTCAGCAAAACAGAAATCAGCAGACATGGCAGCGAATAAGTACTTCTCGCATACTAGCCCGACATACGGTTCACCATTTGATCAGATGAAGATGAATGGCGTTACATACCGTTCGGCAGCAGAGAATATTGCGATGGGCCAGCGCAGTGCACAGGAAGTCGTTACTGCGTGGATGAATTCCGCAGGACACAGACAGAATATCCTGACACCGGGCTTCACACACATCGGAATCGGCTATGATGCCAATGGACATTACTGGACACAGCAGTTCATTCAGAAATAA
- a CDS encoding GTP-binding protein, whose translation MMDVYLLSGFLGSGKTSLLVQLVEQVKKSGRQPAVLMNEFGELNVDSRIVEDAGEVPLKELLNGCICCTGAESTEAQLQGLLTDYPEIDVLFIETTGAAHPVEALDAVCSPLFADQLDVKGIVTVVDAKRWIDRDKLSPRMLTLFLEQIRHANFLLLNKTDLLTDSQLAFVTMQVTQFNSYAPLIQTVEAKADFSYIEKMVNAAAPKQPVATGSGLPLTSKTLSFDQPINQEHFEDWVRTIPDSVYRMKGYIQLEGSRYSHLFQYAYGMVNWMPEYIQIPSKLVIIGEQLDNIQYVPEN comes from the coding sequence ATGATGGATGTATATTTACTCAGCGGCTTTCTCGGAAGCGGCAAAACGTCGCTACTTGTTCAATTAGTGGAGCAGGTGAAGAAGTCCGGCAGACAGCCCGCCGTTCTGATGAATGAATTCGGCGAACTGAATGTCGACAGTCGAATTGTAGAGGATGCGGGAGAAGTACCGCTAAAAGAATTATTGAACGGCTGCATTTGCTGTACAGGTGCTGAATCAACAGAGGCGCAGTTGCAGGGGCTGCTGACAGATTACCCTGAAATTGATGTGCTGTTTATTGAGACGACAGGCGCTGCACATCCGGTGGAGGCGTTAGACGCTGTCTGCTCTCCGTTATTCGCTGATCAGCTGGATGTTAAGGGGATTGTTACCGTAGTCGATGCAAAGCGCTGGATCGACCGTGACAAGCTCTCTCCGCGCATGCTTACATTATTCCTGGAGCAAATTCGCCACGCGAACTTTCTGCTGCTGAATAAAACGGATCTGCTGACAGACAGCCAGCTGGCATTTGTGACGATGCAGGTAACGCAATTCAACAGCTATGCACCGCTTATACAGACGGTGGAGGCGAAAGCTGATTTCAGTTACATCGAGAAGATGGTAAACGCGGCAGCGCCGAAGCAACCGGTTGCGACAGGCAGCGGATTACCGCTCACTTCCAAAACGCTGTCATTCGATCAGCCGATCAACCAAGAACACTTTGAAGACTGGGTGCGGACAATACCGGACTCTGTCTATCGGATGAAAGGGTATATTCAGCTGGAAGGCTCGCGTTACTCTCATTTATTTCAATACGCATACGGAATGGTCAACTGGATGCCGGAATATATACAGATTCCATCGAAATTAGTAATCATCGGCGAACAGCTCGACAATATCCAATATGTGCCTGAAAACTAG
- a CDS encoding S41 family peptidase, with protein MNENDSRENGEQEPDAPKSGRYLRIKPFSLIMLIFFLVLSTAAVTFFALTVGDEKVVEVVKPQQVGSERKEFKKLFDAYDQLKENYFDDVDDQVVIDGAINGMVDSLGDPYSDYLNEKEAKQLNESISSSFEGIGAEIQESNGYISIVSPIKNSPAEKAGLLPNDVVLSVDGESIQGMSSSEAVLLIRGEKGSTVTLSVRRGEKSDPFDVKIVRDVIPINTVYAEMLDDNIAHINITSFSEHTYEELLEAFNEMTDKGMEGVLIDVRQNPGGILSGAIDISDLFVEKGKILFQTEEKGMPPEAYPASDGQKVTVPVALIVDEGSASASEILAGALKESAGIPIVGVKTFGKGTVQTPTQLPDGSNLKLTTAKWLTPDGNWIHKKGIEPDVNVPYPSYASLPYLDSSEKMDEGLVSPSVQAAEEMLEAVGYDPGEADGLYDSNTTEAVKALQKDLSQDQTGVLTGDTTIGLMQKLRDKMKEDDPQLLKAKEIVLKEINS; from the coding sequence ATGAACGAAAACGATTCGCGTGAGAACGGAGAACAGGAGCCGGACGCGCCGAAATCCGGCCGCTATCTCCGAATCAAACCGTTTTCATTGATCATGCTCATTTTTTTCCTTGTGCTGTCGACAGCAGCCGTCACATTCTTCGCGCTGACGGTCGGTGATGAAAAGGTTGTAGAAGTCGTCAAGCCACAGCAAGTGGGAAGTGAACGAAAAGAGTTTAAAAAACTTTTCGATGCATATGATCAACTGAAAGAAAACTATTTTGACGATGTGGATGATCAAGTCGTTATTGACGGTGCGATTAACGGAATGGTCGATTCTCTGGGTGATCCGTATTCCGATTACCTGAATGAAAAAGAAGCGAAACAATTGAATGAAAGCATTTCTTCAAGCTTTGAAGGGATTGGCGCGGAAATTCAAGAATCAAACGGTTATATCAGCATCGTTTCACCGATTAAAAATTCGCCCGCTGAAAAAGCAGGCTTACTGCCAAATGACGTCGTTCTCTCCGTAGACGGCGAAAGCATACAAGGCATGTCTTCATCCGAAGCAGTGCTGCTGATCCGCGGTGAAAAAGGATCGACAGTTACATTGTCTGTTAGACGCGGTGAGAAATCGGATCCATTTGACGTGAAAATCGTCCGTGATGTGATCCCGATCAACACGGTCTACGCAGAGATGCTTGATGATAATATTGCACATATCAACATTACATCGTTCTCTGAACACACGTATGAGGAATTACTCGAGGCATTCAATGAAATGACCGATAAAGGCATGGAAGGCGTCCTCATTGACGTGCGCCAGAACCCGGGCGGCATTTTAAGCGGTGCCATCGACATTTCCGATCTCTTTGTGGAAAAAGGAAAGATCTTATTCCAGACCGAAGAAAAAGGCATGCCGCCTGAAGCATATCCGGCATCAGACGGACAAAAAGTAACCGTTCCCGTCGCATTGATCGTAGACGAAGGCAGTGCATCTGCTTCTGAGATCTTAGCCGGGGCGCTGAAAGAGTCTGCCGGAATTCCGATCGTTGGTGTGAAAACGTTCGGTAAAGGAACGGTTCAGACACCGACACAATTGCCGGACGGATCAAACTTGAAGCTGACAACTGCTAAGTGGCTGACACCTGACGGCAACTGGATCCATAAAAAAGGCATCGAACCGGATGTGAACGTGCCTTATCCGTCGTATGCATCACTGCCGTACTTGGATTCATCCGAAAAGATGGACGAAGGGCTCGTATCGCCTTCCGTGCAGGCAGCTGAAGAAATGCTTGAAGCGGTCGGCTATGATCCGGGCGAGGCAGATGGCCTTTATGACAGCAATACAACTGAAGCAGTTAAAGCACTGCAGAAAGATCTGTCACAGGATCAGACAGGTGTGCTTACTGGTGATACGACAATTGGCTTAATGCAGAAATTACGGGACAAAATGAAAGAAGATGACCCGCAATTGCTGAAAGCGAAAGAAATTGTCCTGAAAGAAATCAACTCATAA